gtaagttcattcggcagtgtaagtccaagtgtgtagctttggcaatGTAAGTTCATTCAgcgtgtgtagccttggcatcgtaagttcattgtttctttttagcatatttatttgtTATATGTTTTTCCTAGCTTAAACGTattaccaaacatcaaaaaggggagattgttggagtaattccaatggtccgtgcgtccatgtgttttggtgtttgggcaaagggtttaagttaggattaccctcgttatttgatgtGTATATGAGTATGTAgatttgcaggatatacatatgactcaacttgatggtttcgggtccggtgaaggatgaagcatcaagggatcgtggacaaggcagcaaggacaaggatcGAGGGaaacgacttcgaggcatacgcaaacGATGACATTGGGAatgagccacgggcttgaatgcatccgagggacgagagcgaAAGGAAGTAGACTTTAAGACAAGAGGCCAAAGTTGCAAAGAAGAGTTAAGTGAGTCGTGatggtccgagtgcgagagaaatttACTTGGGAAGGGGAACCCTAGgcttagggttgtaccagtcgactggtactgggatcagttgaccggtggtgagcacagagaggttctgTGTCCGAAAcgactgggatcagtcgactagtagaGAGTCGTTGGactgacatcagtcgactggtaatggtaaaACAGCAGAGctattttcttccaagctctataagaaggagcttgggatggccaaccaaggtgacgaaattacaCTTGgataaagtctaattagtagtcactaagtgctcaaggtcctcttgtgtccaagtgttcttggtgagtgttgtggtgaggtttctccacccacaaggaggtttgagctagtcgGAATTTTCGGAGACTAATCCACCAACGAATTGATcgatcgtctaccttacggacaaccgtagaGTAGgaacaagttatctccgaactatGTAAATAAATGTATTAGTGATTTacatttatttcttatttatatttatatttatatttgttattatattttcaCTTGCGCATATTTAAGAAGCCAAGGATTTGAGGACACCCTATTCAATTCCCCTTCATTGGCCGTAAGATCCTCCTACACTCTTTTATATAGAATTTACCTCCCAATAATTGCAGCATTATTATTGGTGGTCTAGCAGTGTTTTAATGTCTATACAAGCAAACAAAAAAATTACAacttttctatttttcattttggCCTGAGAGCTTTGCGTTATGTGGAGAGATCATTTCGTAAGAACGCTCTCCCTCTGTGATTCAACATCCTTCTGCATTGTATCGATCATTGCACGATTGGCTTCACAGTAATGTCGGTTGATCGATCGTATCAGTTGTCGGCATCAGCAGCAGATGCTCTTTTTTCCCGTTAGAATATATAAGAGTGAGGGAGTGTGAGAGAGAGTGATTGTGTGAAGATGGTGACGGCGGCGGCTGCAAAGGTTGTTCTAGGCTCGATTGCGTTCGGAATATTCTGGATTTTGGCAGTATTTCCGGCGGTGCCATTCCTCCCCATTGGCCGGACTGCCGGCTCCCTCCTCGGCGCTATGCTCATGGTGATCTTCCGCGTCATCCCGCCGGAGGAGGCCTACGACGCCATCGACCTCCCCATTATCGGCCTCCTCTTCGGTACCATGGTCGTGAGCGTCTTCTTGGAGCAGGCCGACATGTTCAAGCACCTCGGCAAGCTGCTCTCCTGGAAGAGCCGCGGCGGCAAGGACCTGCTCCTCCGCGTCTGCCTAGTCTCATCCGTTTCCAGCTCCCTCTTCACTAACGACACCAGCTGCGTCGTGCTCACCGAGTTCATCCTTAAGCTCGCCCGTCAGAACAACCTCCCGCCCCAGCCCTTTCTCCTCGCACTCGCCTCCAGCTCCAACATCGGGTCCGCGGCGACCCCCATCGGCAACCCCCAAAACCTCGTTATTGCCGTGCAGAGCGGCATCCCCTTCGGCAAGTTCCTCGTCGGACTCTTCCCCGCCGTCCTCGTCGGAAGCCTCCTCAACGCCGCCATCCTCCTCTTCTATTTCTGGAAAATTCTGTCTGTGGAGAAGGACGAGGAagtggcctccaccgtcggaGAAATGGTGGCGGAGGACGACATGACCCTGCACCGCTTCTCCCCCGCCACCATGTCGCACCTCCCCTCTTTGCATTCCCAGCCATTTGGGTCCACCCTCCCCTCCTTGTCCGGAAAATTCGGCTCCGTCAGCAGCGTTCGTGGCAGGGCTAAAAGCGTCGACGTTGATGTGCAGACTCCATCAAGCTCGGGAATTGAGTCCTTACGGACCTCGAACGTGTCGAAGGAGACGGCAGAACTCGCCGGGACCTCGCAGAGAGAGAAGGGCGTGGCGTCGAAGAGGGTTCCCAAGACTTACAGCTACCAAAGCCGCAGCTTCAGAGGAGAGTCCTCTGTGCTTTCTCTCGACTCCGAGGAAAACGTCGTGGAGAGATGGAAGAGCATGCTGTGGAAGGCTTGCGTTTACCTTGTAGCTCTCGGGATGCTCGTCTCCCTTTTAATGGGCCTAAACATGTCATGGGCGGCTATTGCGGCTGCCCTTGCTCTGGTGGTGCTCGATTTCAAAGATGCATGCCCTTGCCTTGAGAAGGTAATTCTACTGCTCTTTTCCTACTGGAAGCTTGTGTCTCTCGATGCAAACTCTGATCTATGATCTAAAACAGGTTTCATACTCCTTGTTGATATTCTTTTGCGGGATGTTTATCACTATGGATGGATTTAACAAAACCGGCATACCGAGTGCTTTGTGGGAGTTTGTCGAACCTTATTCTTGCGTTGATAGAGCTAGTGGAATTGCACTTCTTGCCCTGGTCATTCTTTTGCTTTCAAACGTTGCTTCCAATGTCCCTAcaggtattttatttttatctagaGCATGATGCAATGAGTGATTTCCACACTATTTGTTAAGTATTTAGATCGCACGGTTTAGATGTTAGATTTATCAGTATGATAGTTGCATTAAACATTGGGATGACAAAAACTGAAATCTGCTCTTCAAACTAGTTTGGAGTGTAAATGGTTTCAAGTGAAAGGGAGAAAGACTGTTTAGTTTATTTACAGTCCTTGCAAATCGACTCAGTAAATTGATGCTTGGTGCCATATCCTAAGATTTTTTTCCTTCATCCCAGTTAGATATGCTTTAAGAGGGATGAATATCTTAGAGGTTGGTTTTGAGTATGCGTAAGTGGATTTACCAAACAGGCAAACCATGGAAAAGGCCATCCATGCATCTACCTCTACGATTAGTacacttgaattttttttaaaaaataatggtACTGGATGCATTGAATTGATTCAAAATCGTCCTAGTACAGCTTGAATTTTTATCAGTTCCTCAGTCAAATCTATTATGTTGGCCATCCATTGACCCCACACTGTCCCCCCTTTAGATCTCTCTCATAATTTGAGTTTTGTTCTTTTGCTTTTACATATGATCCTTTTCAGAATCTCCATTCTTTGTTTGTATCTTAATTTCCCCTCAACTAGCTCCTTAGCCTCCCCTAGTAGCTAGCAATCCTTATTAACATCTAACATCCAAtcatttttcatttgaaaaaaaaatatatagaaaaaaagAGATCATCATGATCCTTTCAACTTCAGGGCTGAATTAAATATCCATTACTGTTTATAATCTTGCAGTTCTCCTGCTGGGTGGAAGAATCGCTGCGTCTGCTGCACTCATTTCTCCTGAAGAAGAGACGCGTGCATGGCTCATGCTTGCATGGGTCAGTACAGTGGCAGGAAACCTCTCTCTTCTCGGATCCGCAGCCAATCTCATAGTCTGCGAGCAAGCTCGCCGAGTTCAATACTTTGCTTACAACCTCTCCTTCTTTAGTCATCTGCGATTCGGCCTTCCTTCGACACTCGTGGTCACTGGGATTGGGTTACTGCTGGTGAGGAGTTATTGATCAGCTCGAATACGCGTCGAAGATCATGACAAAGTAATTAATTAGATTCTTCTTTGTCGATGCCGCATTCAAGAAATTCGATATCCTGTGCTGTAGCGAGAGCTTCATTGTTGAATAATTAAGCATCATATATATTCTTATTGTCGTATTATTTTTTTCCTGCATCGCCAGGCGGTCAGTTGACCGTTCTTGACTTCGTGCACCTCATTATCCACTAGAAACtcaatcttctgacaaaaagtgaACATCATCGCTCAGAACTCGTCGAGGGTTGGCTGGCCCAGTATCATGTTATAGACAGACGGtgcgtccaccacaatgaaatttgtCGTCCTCGTCCTCTTCAGCGGCTCTTCTCCGAGCGAAATGGCTAACCATGCTTGGTCGATCGGCAACACTTCATTGCCTATGAATCCATAAAGCGGGGTCGTCATTAGCTGCAtttgaaagaaatatttaatGACAGAACTTCGCTTTGAGCGTGAATcattttccttaagaaaattttACCCCCACTATGTTGCTGTTGGGTTTGATGACAAATTCTCTCCAGGATACTCAAAACAAAATAGAATTTATAGACAGTAAACATATAAATTCCCCCAAGACAATTTAGAGAATGGAAAAGTGATTGCAAGAGAAGATGTTAAAAGGATGTATATATAATGAATGATACAACCTTTGGGAAAGGTTGGGGAGACACCTCATGAAAAGACACTTTAACCATTGCACTTGTTCACCCAGAAATGattaatttaaaaagttaaaatcCAAATTAAGAGTGTCActcttaatttcaaattttaatttgtgcCCACATGCCCAAATGC
This window of the Zingiber officinale cultivar Zhangliang chromosome 3B, Zo_v1.1, whole genome shotgun sequence genome carries:
- the LOC121967658 gene encoding silicon efflux transporter LSI2-like, with protein sequence MVTAAAAKVVLGSIAFGIFWILAVFPAVPFLPIGRTAGSLLGAMLMVIFRVIPPEEAYDAIDLPIIGLLFGTMVVSVFLEQADMFKHLGKLLSWKSRGGKDLLLRVCLVSSVSSSLFTNDTSCVVLTEFILKLARQNNLPPQPFLLALASSSNIGSAATPIGNPQNLVIAVQSGIPFGKFLVGLFPAVLVGSLLNAAILLFYFWKILSVEKDEEVASTVGEMVAEDDMTLHRFSPATMSHLPSLHSQPFGSTLPSLSGKFGSVSSVRGRAKSVDVDVQTPSSSGIESLRTSNVSKETAELAGTSQREKGVASKRVPKTYSYQSRSFRGESSVLSLDSEENVVERWKSMLWKACVYLVALGMLVSLLMGLNMSWAAIAAALALVVLDFKDACPCLEKVSYSLLIFFCGMFITMDGFNKTGIPSALWEFVEPYSCVDRASGIALLALVILLLSNVASNVPTVLLLGGRIAASAALISPEEETRAWLMLAWVSTVAGNLSLLGSAANLIVCEQARRVQYFAYNLSFFSHLRFGLPSTLVVTGIGLLLVRSY